The Propionispora hippei DSM 15287 DNA window GTGACCGAGCTGGCCGTACCGGAGGAACAGGGCGCTGATTTCTTAACCTATAAGGAATACCATGAACCGGTCAAGCGCATTCCCTCCCACCGCGTGCTGGCAGTCAACCGCGGCGAAAAAAAAGAAATGTTAAAAGTCACGTTGACTGCTCCTCATGAGCAGTTGATTTCCTTTATCATCCGGAAAACCGTTACAGGCAGCTCAATTTTTAGCGAGACTCTGCAAGTGGCCATTGCTGACGGTTATAAGCGCCTCCTGTTTCCTGCCATGGAACGGGAGATCCGCTCCCAGTTGACGGAAAATGCCGAAGAGCAGGCCATCCGGGTGTTCGGCCTCAACCTCCGTCAGCTTTTACTGCAGGCCCCGCTAGCCGGTCATACCATTATGGGACTCGATCCCGGTTACCGGACAGGCTGCAAAATGGCGATTGTCAGTCCCACCGGTACGGTACTGGCTACAGACACCCTCTATCTCACGCTGGGGGCCGCCCAGCAGGAAAAGGCCCTGGTAACGCTGCATAACGCCATTACAACCCACGGCGTCAGCCTGATATCTATTGGCAATGGCACGGCTTCCTATGAGACCGAGGAATGCGTGGCCCGCCTAATCAATACAAACAATCTGCCTGTCCGCTATATCATCACCAATGAGGCCGGCGCTTCGGTCTATTCGGCCTCCAAGCTGGCCAAGGAGGAGCTGCCCGAACTGGATGTGTCCATTCGCGGTGCCGTCTCCATCGCCCGCCGGGTCCAGGACCCGCTGGCCGAACTGGTTAAAATCGACCCGAAATCCATCGGTGTCGGTCAGTACCAGCATGACGTAAATCAAAAACAACTGGGTGACACACTTGACCAGGTGATCGAATCCAGCGTCAACCACGTCGGCGTCGAACTGAACACCGCCTCGGTTGAACTGTTGAAGCATGTGGCCGGCATCAACGCCAGCGTTGCTAAAAATGTCGTGGCCTACCGCGACCAGTCCGGTTCTTTCCTGTCGCGCCGGCAGCTCCTGAAAGTCCCCCGCTTAGGCGCGGCTGCTTTTACCCAGTGCGCCGGCTTTTTACGGCTCCGCAATGCTGACAACCCGCTGGACAACACTCCGGTGCATCCCGAATCGTATGCCTTAGCCGAAAAACTCCTGTCCCGTCTGGGCTTTACCACAGGTGATCTGAAGGACAGGGACCGCCTGCCGGCCTTGCAGGCTAAGCTGCAAACTGCCGATGCCGCTGCTTTGGCCCGGGAACTGGCGGCCGGCGAGCCAACCGTCCGCGACATTTTGGCCGCTCTGGCCAAACCTGGCCGGGACCCGCGGGAAGATACGCCGTTGCCGCTGACCCGCAAAAACATCATGAAACTGTCCGATATCACTCCCGGCACCAGGCTTAAGGGAACGGTCCAGAATGTCACCGACTTTGGGGCCTTTGTCGATATCGGCATTAAAGTAAACGGCCTTATTCACCGTTCCGAGCTGAGCCATAAGCCTTTCCGTCACCCGCTGGACATCGTTTCCGTCGGTGATATTTTGGAGGTAGTGGTCATTAGCGTGGAAGAAGAACGCAACCGGATTGGTCTAAGTCTCAAACAGGCTAAACCAGACCAGTAAAACAGAGGGATTTACCGCTTGAACGCAAACATAAAGCCAGTCGACACTGCTATAAGCAGCATCGGCTGGCTTTATTTATTGCCGTCAGGGAACCACTGCTTTACTCACACAGCGCAGCCTGGCGGATCCTTTTCCGTCTGGCTGCGTCAGTCAAGCCTTGAAGTAGGGACTTGCCGTTTTACTTCCTTGCCCGCTGAAAAAATATCTCACCAGGCCGGCAGGTTCATTACATCAGCGGTTCCTTAACGCAGTATTTGATAGGGCTGTACCGCATATATACTGTCGGTCAAACCGGCCACAAGCCGGGCTTGGCTTTCCTTGACCTCCTGCAGCCGCGCTTTTAGCTTCTGTACCTGGCCGGCATCGGCCAGCCAGGGAAGATTGGCGGCGACACTTAGCAGCGCCCCCTTGATGCCGGTCTGGCAAGCCAAGGCCGCGGTCAGCAAATCTCCCTGCGCGTGAGGCGGCAGCGCCGCCAATACCCGCTCCCCCACCTGCAGCGCCTGCAGGCAGTTCTCAGCAATGGACAGCGGAACGCAGGCGGCCTGCAGCAGCACCGCCTGCGCCCGGTCATCCTCACGGACGGCCGACGCACCTGACTGAAATGCCGCCAGCACGTCGGCCAGAATAACCGCATCCTCTTCTGCCAACGATAACAGCCGTTCACGAAGTGCCGCCAGTTGCTGTTGCGGTTCGTCAAGCGCCGCTGCAGCGCCAGGCAGCACCAAATTGATCAGCAGCGCCAGCAGACTGACACCCAAAAGACCGCTGAGCGCCGCCGTACTGCCGCCGCCGGGCGGTGGCTGCCGCAGCGCCATGCTTTGGGCATAATCCCGGATACTAAGTGTTGTAATCATCAGGCACTCTCCTTTTAAGCTGCTGCCGCCTTATTCCACACTGACCAAAAAGAGATAGTTGGGTTGCCCGCCATTGTAGAGCTGAATTTCCGCCTGCGGCAAACCAATTTGTTCCACAATCTGCTGCGCTTCACCGGCGGTTACCCCTTCACCGTAATACAGACTAACCAGTTCATCTTCCGACCGGACAATGGCCTGCAGCAGACCGGTCACCGCTTGCTGCAGCGACGGAGCCTGCACTAGAACCTGGTGCTCAATGACACCGATATAAGCGCCGGCCGGCACCAGTTCTTCCGCCAGATAGCTGTCCCGCACCGCCACCGTTACGGCAGCCGCCCGCACCTTGGCCGCCGCTTCGGTCATCCGCTGCACATTGGCCGTCACGTCCTGCTTCGGATCAAAAGCCAACAGCGCTGCCATTCCCTGCGGAATATTAGCGGTCGGCACAATAGACACCCGGTCAGGCAGCAGTTTTTGCACCTGCGTAGCAGCCAGCACAATATTTTTATTATTCGGCAGCAGGATGTAACGCTCGGCCTTGCCGGTATGAATGACATCCACCATGTCCTCCACCGAGGGATTCATCGTCTGGCCGCCGGCGATAATAAAATCGGCCCCCAGTTCCCGCAGCATAGCGGTCAGCCCATCGCCGGCCGCCACGCAAATCAGCGCCGCCGGCCTGGCACCGGCCGGTACCTTAGCAGCCGCTCCGGCATGGTGTTCCTTTTGATCAGCCATATTGTCGATTTTTATATCATGCAAAGTGCCCCAGGTAATGGCCGACTCCAGCACCCGGCCGGGCTGAGCGGTATGAATATGAACCTTCAACAGCTCGGTTCCTTCGGCCACGATCAGCGAATCGCCCAGCGGCGACAACACCCGGCGAGCCTCTTTCACCGTGATGCTGCAGGGTTTGACAATAAACTCGGTGCAGTACGGGTGAACTACCTCGGCCGACACGCCATCGGCCAGGATTAGTTCCCTCGCCATTTCACTCTCCGGGCCGGCATATTCTCCATTAAGTCCGTCCAGGCACCCTCGCAAGAAGACCAGGAGGCCATAACCGCCGGCATCCACCACACCGGCCGCTTTTAAGGCCGGCAGCAGTTCAGGCGT harbors:
- a CDS encoding cyclodeaminase/cyclohydrolase family protein, translated to MITTLSIRDYAQSMALRQPPPGGGSTAALSGLLGVSLLALLINLVLPGAAAALDEPQQQLAALRERLLSLAEEDAVILADVLAAFQSGASAVREDDRAQAVLLQAACVPLSIAENCLQALQVGERVLAALPPHAQGDLLTAALACQTGIKGALLSVAANLPWLADAGQVQKLKARLQEVKESQARLVAGLTDSIYAVQPYQILR
- a CDS encoding DAK2 domain-containing protein, which encodes MPQAVELISGSDFRRMIAGAYRTFMREHEYINNLNVFPVPDGDTGTNMLLTLGAVAKALGDITEGDIGAASKRAADSAIMGARGNSGVILSQLFRGIARGLAGKEQATSSGLGKAFQYGVLYAYRAVTKPVEGTILTVAKGIAKGAHQAVRDGRPFADILIAAIAAGEGELQRTPELLPALKAAGVVDAGGYGLLVFLRGCLDGLNGEYAGPESEMARELILADGVSAEVVHPYCTEFIVKPCSITVKEARRVLSPLGDSLIVAEGTELLKVHIHTAQPGRVLESAITWGTLHDIKIDNMADQKEHHAGAAAKVPAGARPAALICVAAGDGLTAMLRELGADFIIAGGQTMNPSVEDMVDVIHTGKAERYILLPNNKNIVLAATQVQKLLPDRVSIVPTANIPQGMAALLAFDPKQDVTANVQRMTEAAAKVRAAAVTVAVRDSYLAEELVPAGAYIGVIEHQVLVQAPSLQQAVTGLLQAIVRSEDELVSLYYGEGVTAGEAQQIVEQIGLPQAEIQLYNGGQPNYLFLVSVE
- a CDS encoding Tex family protein, translating into MLLQDIPLLIAREIQVKPYQIEAVIKLLDDGNTVPFIARYRKEATGELDEEQIRTTEERLQYLRNLVKRQEEILRNIEEQGKLTPELTTAIQSCSKLQDLEDLYLPFRPKKRTRAQTARERGLEPLTMLVLAQQLQSGTPLEEAAAFINPEKDILTAEAALTGAMDIIAETVCEQPDIRSAIRKQLWQNAELVTELAVPEEQGADFLTYKEYHEPVKRIPSHRVLAVNRGEKKEMLKVTLTAPHEQLISFIIRKTVTGSSIFSETLQVAIADGYKRLLFPAMEREIRSQLTENAEEQAIRVFGLNLRQLLLQAPLAGHTIMGLDPGYRTGCKMAIVSPTGTVLATDTLYLTLGAAQQEKALVTLHNAITTHGVSLISIGNGTASYETEECVARLINTNNLPVRYIITNEAGASVYSASKLAKEELPELDVSIRGAVSIARRVQDPLAELVKIDPKSIGVGQYQHDVNQKQLGDTLDQVIESSVNHVGVELNTASVELLKHVAGINASVAKNVVAYRDQSGSFLSRRQLLKVPRLGAAAFTQCAGFLRLRNADNPLDNTPVHPESYALAEKLLSRLGFTTGDLKDRDRLPALQAKLQTADAAALARELAAGEPTVRDILAALAKPGRDPREDTPLPLTRKNIMKLSDITPGTRLKGTVQNVTDFGAFVDIGIKVNGLIHRSELSHKPFRHPLDIVSVGDILEVVVISVEEERNRIGLSLKQAKPDQ